One Mercurialis annua linkage group LG3, ddMerAnnu1.2, whole genome shotgun sequence DNA window includes the following coding sequences:
- the LOC126675210 gene encoding protein POLLENLESS 3, whose amino-acid sequence MWSNHDKNNHTIPARTFSTPPPSWKTSPHSPAAVVMPMSERKISGCRRDLFHVVHKVPSGDSPYVRAKHVQLIDKEPSKAISLFWAAINAGDRVDSALKDMAVVMKQLDRSDEAIEAIKSFRHRCSYESQESLDNVLVELYKRSGRIEEEIEMLQHKLKNIEEGVAFGGKRTKIARSQGKKVQITVEQEKSRILGNLAWAYLQHHDYGLAEQHYRKALALEVDYNKQCNLALCLMHMKRIPEAKSLLQDISASCGRKEMDESFAKSFDRAVEMLNEFEERSLLKPIQDDKENLDSGWRKGPCNERSDFSGKMVVSPAAVLYTQPRRDSESLQGGQRNVLARTIRNLDGDLQESDIKSQSSLVAPADRNWRGVAQVKSTGKSPYLLSQPRTERGRSSWRSYSREDNNTNAQMIPEKQDQTIVFYEPKGKSTDSGGNKFVGMNNLLKSASKRWADMVEEEEQKLLTGEKLRFSFEGSWKYGDESSDENLDSNMPIEEVSPVETISQKLEAIDLKNSYDTFNNSGSPRNSTARRSLCFDAKKDSPLKRKNRLQVFRDITPTPDDSP is encoded by the exons ATGTGGTCTAACCACGACAAGAATAACCATACTATTCCGGCTAGGACATTCTCTACGCCACCACCGTCATGGAAAACGTCGCCGCATTCTCCAGCAGCGGTGGTGATGCCCATGTCGGAGAGGAAGATCAGTGGTTGCCGACGTGATCTTTTTCATGTTGTTCATAAAGTTCCGTCCGGTGATTCTCCTTATGTCCGGGCTAAACACGTTcag TTGATTGACAAGGAACCGAGCAAGGCGATTTCGTTGTTTTGGGCTGCTATAAATGCCGGGGATCGAGTTGATAGTGCCTTGAAAGACATGGCAGTGGTGATGAAACAACTGGATCGATCCGATGAGGCCATCGAGGCTATAAAATCTTTTCGTCATCGCTGCAGTTATGAGTCTCAGGAATCTCTAGACAATGTTCTTGTTGAACTCTACAAG AGATCTGGAAGGATTGAGGAAGAGATAGAAATGTTGCAACACAAACTGAAGAACATAGAAGAAGGTGTTGCTTTTGGTGGAAAGAGGACAAAGATTGCAAGATCCCAAGGGAAGAAGGTTCAAATAACAGTTGAACAAGAAAAATCAAG GATATTAGGCAACTTGGCCTGGGCTTACTTGCAGCATCATGATTATGGTTTGGCTGAACAGCATTACAG GAAAGCTCTGGCTTTGGAGGTTGATTATAACAAGCAGTGCAACTTGGCACTTTGCTTGATGCATATGAAGAGGATTCCTGAAGCAAAGTCTCTACTTCAGGACATTAGTGCTTCATGTGGCAGAAAAGAGATGGATGAATCCTTTGCTAAATCTTTTGATCGTGCTGTTGAAATGCTCAATGAATTCGAGGAACGCTCTCTcttgaaaccaatccaagacGACAAAGAGAACCTTGATAGTGGCTGGAGGAAAGGTCCTTGTAATGAAAGGTCTGATTTTTCTGGCAAAATGGTTGTTTCTCCTGCAGCTGTTCTGTATACACAACCGAGAAGAGATTCTGAGAGTTTACAAGGAGGTCAAAGAAATGTGCTAGCTCGTACTATTCGGAATCTTGACGGGGACTTACAAGAATCTGACATAAAATCGCAATCCAGTTTGGTTGCACCTGCTGACAGAAATTGGAGAGGGGTTGCTCAAGTCAAGAGCACAGGAAAATCACCATATCTATTATCGCAGCCGAGAACAGAAAGGGGGAGGTCAAGCTGGAGAAGCTATTCCAGGGAAGATAACAACACTAATGCCCAGATGATACCTGAAAAACAAGATCAGACCATTGTTTTCTATGAACCTAAGGGAAAATCCACAGATTCTGGTGGAAATAAGTTTGTCGGAATGAACAATTTATTGAAATCTGCAAGTAAGAGGTGGGCAGATATggttgaagaagaagaacagaAGTTACTAACTGGAGAAAAGCTGAGGTTTTCTTTTGAGGGTAGTTGGAAATATGGAGACGAATCTAGCGATGAAAATCTGGATTCCAATATGCCAATAGAAGAAGTGAGTCCTGTAGAAACTATAAGCCAAAAGCTTGAAGCTATTGATCTGAAAAATAGCTATGATACATTCAACAATTCTGGTTCTCCAAGGAATTCAACAGCGCGGCGTTCTTTATGTTTCGATGCAAAGAAGGACTCTCCTTTGAAGAGAAAGAACAGATTGCAGGTTTTCCGGGACATCACTCCAACTCCAGATGACAGTCCATGA
- the LOC126674909 gene encoding F-box/kelch-repeat protein At3g06240-like, which yields MKKTEMSEYLPEEVIVQILSKLPVKSILKFTCVCKLWNSIIRTPHFISTQNHNTFSSNKHHHYIFLLHPDKLEYRYSMHFDNKDFDEYLSVQPLFNQADACEVVGSSNGLVCLSYFYKKNSNFNRNIYKFVIWNPSIRKYLLVPDPSFPLLDSSYSSIHSKLLGFGFDSRFNDYKLFVAQYSTSTIDVVLYSLNSNTWKKITDVPPISYGNQLFSIRPSTFVDGKFYWHPYELTRKLVLVFDLSDEMFGDISLPAECLENFNKWNFQIKAFGESSIAVIIRNNIYENDIWVMKEYGTGEWLKLARVGKLWRGSSNVLGFRNNGEILVHFCRGQRLTSYNLNGRIKNLLALSKEKNSRPPFAYRHVESLALLDKGNDISNELSISFTGHEFHDS from the coding sequence atgaaaaaaactgAGATGTCAGAATACTTACCTGAAGAGGTTATAGTTCAAATATTAAGCAAATTGCCTGTCAAGTCCATTTTGAAATTCACCTGTGTCTGCAAATTGTGGAATTCTATCATCAGAACCCCTcatttcatctctacccaaaatcACAATACTTTCTCATCAAACAAACATCACCATTACATTTTTCTGCTTCACCCTGATAAGTTGGAGTATCGGTACTCTATGCATTTCGACAACAAAGATTTCGATGAATACCTATCCGTACAACCACTCTTCAACCAAGCCGACGCTTGTGAAGTGGTCGGCTCGAGTAACGGTCTTGTTTGCCTCTCTTATTTCTATAAAAAGAATAGCAACTTTAACCGcaacatatataaatttgtcaTTTGGAACCCTTCCATTAGAAAATATTTGCTCGTACCTGACCCTAGTTTTCCCCTTCTAGATTCGAGTTACTCTTCAATTCACTCAAAATTATTGGGGTTTGGCTTTGATTCAAGATTTAATGATTACAAATTGTTTGTGGCTCAGTATTCTACCTCTACTATAGATGTGGTTCTCTATTCACTCAATTCTAATACTTGGAAGAAAATCACTGATGTTCCTCCCATCAGCTATGGAAATCAACTGTTTTCTATACGCCCTTCAACTTTCGTCGATGGTAAGTTTTATTGGCATCCTTATGAGTTAACTAGGAAGTTGGTGCTGGTGTTTGATTTAAGTGATGAGATGTTTGGAGATATATCATTGCCCGCTGAATGTTTGGAAAATTTTAACAAATGGAATtttcaaatcaaagcatttggAGAATCATCCATTGCAGTCATTATTCGAAATAATATTTATGAGAACGACATATGGGTGATGAAAGAGTATGGGACTGGTGAATGGTTGAAGTTAGCTAGAGTTGGAAAATTGTGGAGGGGATCATCTAATGTGCTTGGGTTTAGAAATAATGGTGAAATATTAGTTCATTTTTGTAGAGGGCAACGCTTAACCTCCTATAACTTAAATGGACGGATAAAAAATCTACTGGCTTTGAGCAAAGAAAAGAATAGCAGGCCTCCTTTTGCTTATAGGCATGTTGAGAGCCTAGCATTACTTGACAAAGGTAATGATATTTCTAACGAGCTATCAATTTCATTTACGGGTCATGAGTTTCATGACTCATGA